From Pseudarthrobacter equi, a single genomic window includes:
- a CDS encoding GcvT family protein, with translation MESTPRIVIIGAGIVGTNLADELVTRGWNNITVLDQGPLNMPGGSTSHAPGLVFQTNPSKSMALFAKYTVEKLLSLTEDGVSCFNQVGGLEVATNETRLADLKRKLGYAQAWGIEGSILSPAECKELYPLINDEDILGGLHVPSDGLASAARAVQLLIKRTEAAGVKYQGNTTVTGIEQSGRRVTGVQTPDGVIPADIVVSCGGFWGAKIGELIGMSVPLLPLAHQYVKTTPVPALQGKNELPNGAQLPILRHQDQDLYYREHGDRYGIGSYAHKPMPVDLDELGSFKPDEISEHNMPSRLDFTVEDFLPAWEATKQILPALRESEIEDGFNGIFSFTPDGGSLVGESKELDGFFVAEAVWVTHSAGIARAVAELLTTGKSSIDLGDCDIHRFEEVQLTPEYVSETSQQNFVEIYDVLHPLQPKLSPRNLRVSPFHARHKQLGGYFLEGGGWERPYWFEANAELLKEMPADWQPPARDAWSGMFSSPIAAAEAWKTRTAVAMYDMTPLKRLEVSGPGALKLLQELTTADLNKKPGAVTYTLLLDHEGGVRSDITVARLSEDTFQLGANGNIDTAYFDRAARHQTESGTASDWVQVRDTTGGTCCIGLWGPLAREVVGAVSKDDFTNDGLKYFRSKQVVIGGVPVTAMRLSYVGELGWELYTSADNGQRLWDALWKAGQPFGIIAAGRAAFSSLRLEKGYRSWGTDMTTEHDPFEAGLGFAVKMAKENFVGKAALEGRTEETSARRLRCLTVDDGRSIVLGKEPVFYKDQAVGYVTSAAYGYTVAKPIAYAYLPAEVSVGDAVEIEYFGRRIVATVTQDPLYDPTMSRLRG, from the coding sequence ATGGAATCGACGCCACGCATTGTCATCATCGGAGCTGGCATTGTCGGCACGAACCTGGCGGATGAACTGGTCACCAGGGGTTGGAACAACATCACCGTCCTGGACCAGGGCCCGCTCAACATGCCGGGCGGCTCAACGTCCCACGCCCCCGGCCTGGTCTTCCAGACCAACCCCTCCAAGTCCATGGCGCTGTTCGCCAAGTACACGGTGGAAAAGCTCCTCTCCCTGACCGAGGACGGCGTCAGCTGCTTCAACCAGGTGGGCGGCCTCGAAGTTGCCACCAACGAAACCCGCCTGGCCGACCTCAAGCGCAAGCTCGGGTACGCACAGGCATGGGGCATCGAGGGTTCCATCCTCTCCCCGGCCGAATGCAAGGAGCTCTACCCGCTCATCAACGATGAGGACATCCTCGGCGGCCTCCACGTTCCCAGCGACGGACTCGCCAGCGCTGCCCGCGCCGTGCAGCTGCTGATCAAGCGCACCGAAGCCGCCGGCGTGAAGTACCAGGGCAACACCACTGTCACGGGGATAGAACAGTCCGGCCGCCGCGTCACCGGCGTGCAGACGCCCGACGGCGTGATCCCGGCAGACATCGTGGTCTCCTGCGGCGGATTCTGGGGTGCCAAGATCGGCGAACTGATCGGCATGTCCGTGCCGCTGCTGCCCCTGGCCCACCAGTACGTCAAGACCACTCCGGTCCCGGCCCTGCAGGGCAAGAATGAGCTGCCCAACGGCGCACAGCTCCCCATCCTCCGCCACCAGGACCAGGACCTCTACTACCGCGAGCACGGTGACCGGTACGGCATCGGTTCCTACGCCCACAAACCCATGCCCGTGGACCTGGACGAACTCGGCAGCTTCAAGCCGGACGAGATCAGCGAGCACAACATGCCGTCCCGGCTGGACTTCACCGTGGAGGACTTCCTCCCCGCTTGGGAAGCCACCAAGCAGATCCTGCCCGCCCTGCGCGAAAGCGAAATCGAGGACGGCTTCAACGGCATCTTCTCCTTTACCCCTGACGGCGGCTCCCTGGTGGGCGAATCCAAGGAACTGGACGGATTCTTTGTTGCCGAAGCCGTCTGGGTCACCCACTCGGCCGGCATTGCCCGCGCCGTGGCCGAGTTGCTGACCACCGGCAAGTCCTCCATCGACTTGGGTGACTGCGACATCCACCGCTTCGAGGAAGTCCAGCTGACCCCCGAGTACGTCAGCGAAACCTCGCAGCAGAACTTCGTGGAAATCTACGACGTCCTGCACCCGCTCCAGCCCAAGCTGTCCCCGCGCAACCTGCGCGTCAGCCCCTTCCACGCCCGGCACAAGCAGCTGGGCGGCTACTTCCTGGAAGGCGGCGGCTGGGAACGCCCTTACTGGTTCGAGGCCAACGCCGAACTGCTCAAGGAGATGCCCGCAGACTGGCAGCCGCCGGCACGCGATGCCTGGTCCGGCATGTTCAGCTCGCCCATTGCGGCTGCCGAAGCATGGAAGACCCGTACCGCCGTCGCCATGTACGACATGACGCCGCTGAAGCGCCTCGAGGTCTCCGGCCCGGGCGCCCTGAAGCTGCTGCAGGAACTGACCACCGCGGACCTCAACAAGAAGCCGGGAGCCGTCACCTACACGCTCCTGCTTGACCACGAAGGCGGCGTGCGAAGCGACATCACGGTGGCCCGCCTGAGCGAGGACACGTTCCAGCTCGGCGCCAACGGCAATATCGACACCGCCTACTTCGACCGGGCCGCACGGCACCAGACCGAAAGCGGCACCGCCAGCGACTGGGTCCAGGTGCGCGACACCACCGGTGGCACCTGCTGCATCGGCCTCTGGGGACCCCTCGCCCGTGAGGTGGTCGGCGCGGTCAGCAAGGACGACTTCACCAACGACGGCCTGAAGTACTTCCGGTCCAAGCAGGTTGTCATCGGCGGTGTCCCGGTCACCGCCATGCGGCTGTCCTACGTCGGCGAGCTCGGCTGGGAGCTCTACACCAGCGCAGACAATGGCCAGCGCCTCTGGGACGCGCTGTGGAAGGCCGGCCAGCCCTTCGGCATCATCGCCGCAGGCCGCGCCGCCTTCAGCTCACTCCGCTTGGAGAAGGGCTACCGCTCCTGGGGAACGGACATGACCACCGAGCACGATCCGTTCGAGGCGGGCCTGGGCTTCGCCGTCAAGATGGCCAAGGAGAACTTCGTCGGCAAGGCCGCCCTGGAAGGACGCACGGAGGAGACGTCGGCGCGGCGCCTGCGCTGCCTGACGGTCGACGACGGCCGCAGCATTGTGCTGGGCAAGGAACCGGTGTTCTACAAGGACCAGGCGGTGGGTTACGTCACCAGCGCGGCCTACGGATACACGGTGGCCAAGCCCATTGCGTACGCCTACCTTCCCGCCGAGGTATCGGTAGGCGACGCGGTGGAAATCGAGTACTTCGGCCGCCGCATCGTGGCCACCGTCACGCAGGATCCGCTGTACGATCCCACCATGTCCCGGCTGCGCGGCTGA
- a CDS encoding cyclodeaminase/cyclohydrolase family protein, translating to MAEQQADSAGSPGPASIGAETISGYLARLASRQPTPGGGAAAALHAAQGAALVAMVARYTTGPKYAEHAALVERITGIADELATEALRLADSDEQVFQAVIDSYKLPADTEELKAAKSGAIQAALVQAAQTPAQLIKLAGSVVQLATELGEVANPNVISDVAAAADAARAAATTARVNIDINLVAIKDPSVRSLLADQTDGLADKVVAAADSLAARVRERILR from the coding sequence ATGGCCGAACAGCAAGCGGACAGCGCAGGTTCCCCCGGCCCGGCGTCAATAGGCGCAGAGACCATCAGCGGCTACCTCGCCCGGCTCGCCTCCCGGCAGCCGACCCCCGGGGGCGGCGCCGCTGCGGCCCTCCATGCTGCGCAGGGCGCCGCCCTGGTGGCCATGGTTGCCCGGTACACCACGGGTCCCAAGTATGCGGAACACGCGGCGCTGGTGGAGCGGATCACCGGCATCGCCGACGAACTCGCCACCGAAGCCCTGCGGCTGGCGGATTCGGATGAGCAGGTCTTCCAGGCGGTCATCGATTCCTACAAGCTGCCTGCCGACACGGAGGAACTGAAGGCTGCCAAGAGCGGCGCCATCCAGGCGGCCCTCGTCCAGGCAGCGCAGACCCCGGCTCAGCTCATCAAACTCGCCGGTTCGGTGGTGCAACTCGCCACCGAACTGGGCGAGGTGGCAAACCCGAACGTCATCAGCGACGTCGCAGCAGCGGCGGATGCCGCCCGGGCCGCCGCAACCACCGCCAGGGTGAACATCGACATCAACCTCGTGGCCATCAAGGACCCGTCCGTCAGGTCGCTGCTGGCCGACCAGACGGACGGCCTCGCAGACAAGGTTGTTGCGGCAGCGGACAGCCTCGCGGCCCGGGTACGGGAAAGGATCCTTCGATGA
- a CDS encoding bifunctional 5,10-methylenetetrahydrofolate dehydrogenase/5,10-methenyltetrahydrofolate cyclohydrolase produces MSTSTTTTLSGKALAGVIRQRAQDEARALERDGGHPSLAVVIATDDESTHWYVRSIERAAEAAGIGCRIIDLGHDATEQVLANVLRDLSAEPSVHGIILQTPLPAGVRSDALVGLIAPEKDIDGANPLSLGRLAVGQPAFAPATARAVVEILDHYDVPVAGRSVAVVGRSAVVGKPLALLLLERDAAITVCHSRSGPLERHTRQADIVVVAAGRTGLVNGSHISPDTVVVDVGTNVLPDGSLVGDVDGASVTGIAAALTPVPGGVGSVTTALLLLHTVEAARQQSPVQLLENA; encoded by the coding sequence ATGAGCACCTCGACTACCACAACACTGTCCGGAAAAGCGCTGGCCGGAGTCATCCGGCAGCGCGCCCAGGACGAAGCCCGGGCACTCGAGCGGGACGGTGGGCATCCGTCCCTGGCCGTGGTCATCGCCACCGACGACGAGTCAACGCACTGGTACGTCCGCTCCATCGAACGGGCGGCTGAAGCTGCGGGCATCGGCTGCCGCATCATCGACCTCGGGCACGATGCCACCGAGCAGGTGCTGGCCAACGTCCTGCGGGACCTCAGCGCGGAGCCCTCGGTCCACGGCATCATCCTGCAGACGCCACTGCCGGCAGGAGTCCGGAGCGATGCCCTGGTGGGCCTGATCGCGCCGGAAAAGGACATTGACGGCGCCAACCCGCTTAGCCTCGGCAGGCTTGCCGTGGGGCAGCCGGCCTTTGCACCGGCAACCGCCCGCGCCGTGGTGGAAATCCTCGACCACTACGACGTCCCCGTTGCAGGCCGCAGCGTGGCCGTGGTGGGCCGGTCCGCCGTCGTGGGCAAACCCCTGGCGCTGCTGCTGCTGGAACGCGACGCGGCCATCACCGTGTGCCACTCCCGTTCCGGCCCGCTGGAACGGCACACCAGGCAGGCGGACATTGTGGTGGTGGCCGCCGGAAGGACAGGGCTGGTGAACGGCAGCCACATCTCGCCGGACACCGTGGTGGTGGACGTTGGCACCAACGTCCTCCCAGACGGCTCCTTGGTGGGCGATGTGGACGGGGCAAGCGTGACCGGCATCGCCGCCGCACTGACCCCGGTCCCCGGCGGCGTCGGCTCGGTGACCACCGCGCTGTTGCTGCTGCACACGGTGGAGGCTGCCCGGCAGCAGTCGCCGGTCCAGCTCCTGGAAAACGCCTAG
- a CDS encoding molybdopterin molybdotransferase MoeA: MMTFTPIADPTSPMAGTGLHSIDWPEARRLAYDCAGPLPSVQVPLHQAAGRTLSSAVTALQDLPHYASSAMDGWALNGDGPWLLAGGQHPLAPGTAAVIATGGLVPDGATAVLRKESGLVAKDETGRPALTVRADAKPGEPRPGQHVRPAGTEALAGETLIPAGTVLNPAHLALAAVAGHDQVEVQSQPVVSVVLTGSEVVTSGIPAPGNVRDTFGPQLGTVISQLGGIPGTFIRIGDSFDAWLEALEGSGAGSKSRSDVVITTGGTGKSGTDHFRDAVAALGGRLLLDGVAMRPGHPAVLAELPDGRFAVGLPGNPLAAMMALATIGAPLLAALGNQPLPQVRHAASGNDFGPDGGCSDGKGRTRLIPCRFLSGLAFPVDHTGPGMMRGLAWAEGVMVVPPGGVDSGEPVAILPLPWTPAAATPMGANAGRSTLWHA; the protein is encoded by the coding sequence ATGATGACGTTTACGCCCATCGCAGATCCCACGTCCCCAATGGCGGGGACCGGACTGCACTCGATCGATTGGCCGGAAGCCAGGCGCCTTGCCTACGACTGCGCAGGACCCCTCCCCTCCGTTCAGGTTCCGCTCCATCAAGCGGCCGGACGAACCCTCTCCAGCGCAGTGACCGCGTTGCAGGACCTGCCCCACTACGCCTCTTCGGCAATGGACGGCTGGGCACTGAACGGGGATGGACCCTGGCTCCTGGCCGGCGGGCAGCATCCACTGGCGCCGGGAACGGCCGCAGTCATCGCCACCGGCGGCCTGGTTCCGGACGGCGCAACAGCGGTGCTCCGCAAGGAAAGCGGCCTGGTGGCTAAGGACGAAACGGGGCGTCCCGCCCTTACCGTCCGCGCCGACGCGAAGCCGGGCGAACCCCGGCCGGGCCAGCACGTGCGCCCCGCAGGGACCGAGGCATTGGCCGGCGAAACGCTGATCCCCGCGGGCACAGTCCTCAACCCCGCCCACCTGGCCCTTGCCGCCGTGGCCGGCCATGACCAGGTGGAGGTGCAGTCACAACCGGTGGTTTCCGTCGTCCTGACCGGCTCCGAGGTAGTGACGTCAGGCATTCCTGCCCCCGGAAACGTCCGGGACACCTTCGGACCGCAGCTGGGCACCGTCATTTCCCAGCTGGGCGGCATACCGGGCACTTTCATCCGCATTGGTGACTCCTTCGATGCTTGGCTGGAGGCGCTGGAAGGCTCCGGTGCCGGTTCGAAGTCGCGGTCCGACGTCGTCATCACCACCGGGGGGACCGGCAAGTCCGGCACCGACCACTTCCGGGACGCGGTGGCCGCGCTGGGCGGACGCCTGCTGCTGGACGGCGTCGCCATGCGCCCCGGACACCCTGCCGTCCTGGCCGAACTGCCCGACGGGCGCTTCGCCGTCGGACTTCCCGGAAATCCCCTGGCCGCCATGATGGCGCTGGCCACCATCGGCGCCCCCTTGCTGGCCGCGCTGGGGAACCAGCCCCTGCCGCAGGTCCGGCACGCCGCCTCCGGCAATGACTTCGGCCCCGACGGCGGCTGCAGCGACGGGAAGGGGCGGACGCGGCTCATCCCGTGCCGGTTCCTGTCCGGGCTGGCCTTTCCCGTGGACCACACCGGACCGGGCATGATGCGCGGCCTGGCGTGGGCGGAGGGCGTCATGGTGGTGCCGCCCGGCGGCGTCGACTCCGGGGAACCGGTGGCGATACTGCCTCTTCCCTGGACCCCTGCAGCCGCCACCCCGATGGGCGCGAACGCTGGAAGGAGCACGCTTTGGCACGCATGA
- the fdhD gene encoding formate dehydrogenase accessory sulfurtransferase FdhD: MARMTQRRKIHRFQLDGSGTEYPVRFKEDVIAAEEPLEIRLGGRSFAVTMRTPGDDFDLVAGFLVSEGVIRDGSELVSLRFCAGGPDEVQNFNVVDAQLRPDVPLPETMRHVYTSSSCGICGTESIEAVRKTLHYDPSADPLKVPVDALAALPDKLREAQAVFDKTGGVHAAGLFRVGGGEPELLCLREDVGRHNAVDKVVGWALRQGLLPLRGTVLQVSGRASFELVQKAALAGIPVLSAVSAPSSLAIDLAVETGLTLAGFSRGHSLNVYAGRDRLDPPRAVTEDLLQAGAGQNN, from the coding sequence TTGGCACGCATGACGCAGCGCCGCAAGATCCACCGCTTCCAGCTGGACGGCTCGGGCACGGAATATCCGGTCCGGTTCAAGGAGGATGTGATCGCCGCGGAAGAGCCCTTGGAGATCCGGCTGGGCGGCCGTTCGTTCGCCGTCACCATGAGGACGCCGGGCGACGACTTCGACCTCGTGGCCGGGTTCCTCGTCTCCGAAGGTGTAATCCGGGACGGGTCCGAGCTGGTGTCCCTGCGCTTCTGCGCCGGCGGTCCCGACGAAGTGCAGAACTTCAACGTGGTGGACGCCCAGCTGCGTCCGGACGTGCCCCTGCCCGAAACGATGCGGCATGTCTACACCTCCAGCTCGTGCGGCATCTGCGGAACGGAGTCCATCGAGGCAGTGCGGAAGACCCTGCACTACGATCCCTCGGCGGACCCGCTGAAGGTCCCGGTTGACGCACTCGCCGCCCTCCCGGACAAGCTCCGGGAAGCCCAGGCCGTATTCGACAAGACCGGCGGTGTCCACGCTGCCGGCCTCTTCCGGGTGGGGGGTGGCGAGCCCGAGCTGCTGTGCCTGCGCGAGGACGTGGGCCGGCACAATGCCGTGGACAAGGTGGTGGGGTGGGCCCTCCGGCAAGGCCTGCTGCCCCTGCGCGGCACGGTGCTGCAGGTGTCCGGCCGGGCGTCGTTTGAACTCGTCCAGAAGGCCGCACTTGCCGGCATTCCAGTGCTCTCCGCGGTGAGCGCCCCGTCAAGCCTGGCCATCGACCTGGCGGTTGAAACCGGCCTCACGCTGGCGGGATTCAGCAGGGGCCACAGCCTGAACGTCTACGCGGGCCGGGACCGGTTGGACCCGCCACGTGCCGTAACAGAAGACCTTCTCCAGGCAGGCGCCGGCCAGAACAACTAA
- a CDS encoding MFS transporter: MTIQGGSTIDQSRAESTSSTFKRRFMIRLVAVFIGGMFLDGYILGIIGPVTGLMRSDLQLDALSLGMIAAGPLVGIFVGSPLAGWAADKFGRKPMFLVDMGLFLAASAAQFFVTSGDGAVIQLAIIRFFMGVAIGGEYSIGGPLLSEFSPPKLRGRLLGLTLVAWYVGFMMAFIIGTLLHDAGAPWRLVLGSSTIIAAVLFVARIGLPESPSWLITKGRREEALAIAHRYVESPQMHDSITEEIDLRMIQEAQAAKSRSKIKTASVGMLFSKQYWRTTLFTSGFWFCAVTPYFAIATFADEVLNQFGFGGGWAGGVGLSALATAGVVTSVLLIDRLGRRILTVPGQWLCAGILLVIGVWADAPAILILVLFFAFSFFNAGYTTMTQVYPSEVFPGHLRGIGTGFAAAFSRIGAALGTFALPWAISNIGMGPSMVVAAAVALLGAALSQWLAPETKGRTLAEISADFSH; this comes from the coding sequence ATGACAATCCAAGGTGGCAGCACCATCGATCAAAGCAGAGCAGAAAGTACCAGCTCCACGTTCAAACGCCGCTTCATGATTCGGCTTGTCGCTGTCTTCATCGGCGGGATGTTCCTCGACGGTTACATCCTCGGAATCATCGGTCCCGTCACGGGACTGATGCGGTCAGACCTCCAGCTCGACGCACTGTCGCTGGGCATGATCGCCGCCGGCCCGCTGGTGGGTATCTTCGTCGGTTCCCCGTTGGCCGGCTGGGCTGCCGACAAGTTCGGACGCAAACCGATGTTCCTCGTGGACATGGGCCTGTTCCTGGCCGCCTCAGCAGCGCAGTTCTTTGTAACCTCCGGCGACGGCGCCGTGATCCAGCTGGCCATCATCCGGTTCTTCATGGGCGTCGCGATCGGCGGCGAATACTCAATCGGCGGACCCCTGCTGTCAGAGTTCTCCCCTCCAAAGCTCCGCGGGCGGCTGCTCGGACTGACCCTGGTGGCCTGGTACGTCGGCTTCATGATGGCGTTCATCATCGGCACGCTCCTGCACGACGCCGGCGCACCATGGCGCCTCGTCCTCGGCTCGAGCACGATCATCGCAGCCGTCCTGTTCGTCGCCCGCATCGGCCTCCCCGAATCGCCGAGCTGGCTCATCACGAAGGGACGGCGGGAAGAGGCACTGGCGATCGCGCACCGGTACGTCGAATCGCCCCAGATGCACGACAGCATCACCGAAGAGATCGACCTCAGGATGATTCAGGAGGCCCAGGCCGCGAAGAGCAGGAGCAAAATCAAGACCGCCTCCGTGGGGATGCTGTTCTCGAAGCAGTACTGGCGCACCACCCTCTTCACCTCAGGTTTCTGGTTCTGCGCTGTCACCCCGTACTTCGCAATCGCCACCTTTGCCGACGAAGTGCTCAACCAATTCGGTTTCGGCGGCGGCTGGGCCGGTGGAGTGGGCCTGTCCGCCCTTGCAACCGCAGGTGTTGTCACCTCAGTGCTCCTGATTGACCGGCTCGGCCGCCGGATCCTTACCGTGCCCGGGCAGTGGCTGTGCGCAGGCATCCTGCTGGTCATCGGCGTCTGGGCAGACGCACCAGCGATCCTGATACTCGTCCTGTTCTTCGCGTTCTCCTTCTTCAATGCCGGCTACACCACGATGACCCAGGTCTATCCGTCCGAGGTATTCCCCGGCCACCTGCGCGGCATCGGAACGGGCTTCGCGGCCGCCTTCAGCCGCATCGGCGCCGCACTCGGCACCTTTGCCCTGCCGTGGGCGATCAGCAACATCGGCATGGGCCCGAGCATGGTGGTAGCCGCCGCCGTCGCACTGCTCGGCGCAGCGCTCTCGCAATGGCTCGCGCCAGAGACGAAGGGGCGCACCCTCGCCGAGATCTCGGCAGACTTCTCCCACTGA
- a CDS encoding GcvT family protein, with product MTASPRVVIIGAGIVGTNLADELASRGWTNITVVEQGPLELAGGSTSHAPGLVFQNNGSKTMTEFATYTVNKLLSLSKDGESCFNQVGGLELATTPERLADLKRKMGVMTSWGVESRIIDADECEKIYPLLNTGTLTGGREVLGGLLIPTDGLALAARAVQLLIERSREHGVTYLGSTTVTGIAREGGRVTGVETPDGVIPADIVVSCAGFWGRELGKMVGLEVPLLPLAHQYVVTTPLPELEGVNELPKGASKPILRYQDKDLYYREWGDSIGIGSYAHRPMPVDMSALPKVAADEMSDHRMPSRLDFTLEDFVPAWEDSQDLLPALRSAGIQDGFNGIFSFTPDGGPLIGEHPDLAGFFVAEAVWVTHSSGVAKAVAELLVEGRSRTDLHGTELTRFEKVQTSDSYVSETSQQNFVEIYDILHPLQPRKSPRDLRVSPFNVRQKELGAFFLESAGWERPHWFEANRGLLAELPEEWRAPEREEWAAMFHSPISAAEAWKTRTAVGLYDMTPLKRLSVTGPGAQALLHRLSTGNIAKKPGAVTYCLLLEHDGGIRSDVTVARLTEEEFQLGVNSNVDFDYLRVEARLQSAADSAQWAHVTDITGSTCCIGLWGPLAREVIGKVSADDLTNDGLKYFRTKEISVGGIPVTAMRLSYVGELGWELYTTAEYGLKLWDLLFEAGREHGIVAAGRGAFNSMRLEKGYRLWGTDMTSEHHPYESGLGFSVAKDKTGFVGAEALASRKEQPATRALRCLTVDDGTSVVLGKEPVYVGGEAVGYVTSAAYGFTVHKPIAYAWLPAGVEIGDAVEVEYFGKRVAATVSAEPLVDPGMERIRG from the coding sequence ATGACCGCATCGCCCCGCGTCGTCATCATCGGAGCCGGCATCGTCGGCACGAACCTCGCCGACGAACTCGCCAGCCGCGGCTGGACCAACATCACCGTGGTGGAACAGGGACCGCTTGAACTTGCCGGCGGTTCCACCTCCCACGCTCCTGGCCTGGTGTTCCAGAACAATGGGTCAAAGACGATGACGGAGTTCGCCACCTACACCGTCAACAAGCTGCTCTCGCTCAGCAAGGACGGGGAGTCCTGCTTCAACCAGGTGGGCGGCCTTGAACTGGCCACCACCCCCGAGCGGCTTGCGGACCTCAAGCGCAAGATGGGCGTAATGACCTCCTGGGGTGTCGAAAGCCGGATCATCGACGCTGATGAATGCGAAAAGATCTACCCGCTGCTGAACACCGGCACGCTCACCGGCGGCCGCGAGGTCCTGGGCGGCCTGCTAATTCCCACCGACGGGCTCGCGCTGGCCGCCCGGGCGGTCCAGCTGCTGATCGAACGTTCCCGGGAACACGGCGTCACCTACCTTGGTTCCACCACCGTCACCGGCATCGCCCGGGAAGGCGGCAGGGTCACCGGCGTCGAGACCCCCGACGGCGTGATCCCGGCGGACATCGTCGTGTCCTGCGCAGGGTTCTGGGGCCGGGAGCTCGGCAAGATGGTGGGCCTGGAGGTCCCCCTCCTGCCACTGGCCCACCAGTACGTCGTCACCACGCCGCTTCCCGAACTTGAGGGCGTCAACGAGCTCCCCAAGGGAGCCAGCAAGCCCATCCTGCGCTACCAGGACAAGGACCTGTACTACCGCGAATGGGGCGACAGCATCGGCATCGGCAGCTACGCCCACCGTCCCATGCCCGTGGACATGTCCGCCCTGCCGAAGGTGGCCGCCGACGAGATGTCCGACCACCGCATGCCGTCCCGGCTCGACTTCACCCTCGAGGATTTCGTGCCCGCGTGGGAAGACAGCCAGGACCTGCTGCCGGCACTGCGCAGCGCCGGCATCCAGGACGGGTTCAACGGCATCTTCTCCTTCACCCCGGATGGCGGCCCGCTGATCGGTGAACACCCGGACCTGGCCGGCTTCTTCGTGGCCGAAGCTGTTTGGGTGACGCACTCCTCCGGCGTGGCCAAGGCTGTTGCCGAACTGCTCGTGGAAGGCCGCTCCCGCACCGACCTGCACGGAACGGAGCTCACCCGCTTCGAAAAGGTGCAGACGTCCGATTCGTACGTCAGCGAAACCTCACAGCAGAACTTCGTGGAGATCTACGACATCCTCCACCCGCTGCAGCCGCGCAAGTCGCCGCGGGACCTGCGGGTCAGCCCGTTCAACGTCCGTCAGAAAGAGCTCGGGGCGTTCTTCCTGGAGTCCGCCGGCTGGGAGCGCCCGCACTGGTTCGAAGCCAACCGCGGGCTCCTGGCGGAGCTGCCCGAGGAATGGCGCGCGCCCGAACGCGAGGAGTGGGCCGCCATGTTCCACTCCCCCATCTCCGCCGCCGAAGCGTGGAAGACGCGCACCGCCGTCGGACTCTACGACATGACGCCGCTGAAGCGGCTATCCGTGACCGGCCCCGGGGCGCAGGCGCTGCTGCACCGGCTCAGCACGGGCAACATCGCCAAGAAGCCCGGCGCCGTGACCTACTGCCTCCTGCTTGAGCACGACGGCGGCATCCGCAGTGACGTGACCGTCGCCAGGCTCACCGAGGAGGAGTTCCAGCTGGGCGTCAACAGCAATGTGGACTTCGACTACCTCCGCGTGGAGGCCCGCCTGCAGTCGGCTGCGGATTCGGCCCAGTGGGCGCACGTCACCGACATCACCGGCAGCACCTGCTGCATCGGCCTGTGGGGCCCGCTGGCCCGCGAGGTGATCGGCAAGGTCAGTGCGGACGACCTGACCAACGACGGCCTGAAGTACTTCCGCACCAAGGAAATCTCCGTAGGCGGCATCCCCGTCACCGCCATGCGCCTGTCCTACGTGGGCGAACTGGGCTGGGAGCTCTACACCACCGCCGAGTACGGCCTGAAGCTCTGGGACCTGCTGTTCGAGGCCGGCCGGGAGCACGGCATCGTTGCCGCCGGACGCGGCGCCTTCAACAGCATGCGGCTGGAGAAGGGCTACCGGCTGTGGGGCACCGACATGACCTCCGAGCACCACCCCTACGAGTCCGGCCTGGGCTTCTCCGTGGCCAAGGACAAAACCGGGTTCGTGGGCGCCGAAGCCCTTGCATCGCGCAAGGAGCAGCCCGCCACCCGGGCCCTGCGCTGCCTGACGGTCGACGACGGCACGTCGGTGGTGCTCGGCAAGGAACCTGTGTATGTGGGCGGGGAAGCCGTTGGGTACGTCACCAGCGCCGCCTACGGCTTCACCGTGCACAAGCCGATCGCCTACGCGTGGCTGCCTGCCGGCGTCGAAATCGGTGACGCCGTGGAGGTCGAATACTTCGGCAAGCGCGTGGCGGCCACCGTCTCCGCTGAGCCCCTGGTGGACCCGGGCATGGAGCGCATCCGCGGCTGA